A segment of the Zingiber officinale cultivar Zhangliang chromosome 8B, Zo_v1.1, whole genome shotgun sequence genome:
GTTTAATATCTGTAAATTAAATGGTGTGGTATCTACAGAAATTTGAGATACACTTGCTGATAGATCTTTACTATTATCTCCAAAGTCCAAGGCAAGTCGTTTCTTTTGTACTCCCTCAGGCCTTCCAGGGAATCCTTTCAGAGATATATCAGGTGGTGTACTAACTTCTTGGAACCAAATTGAAGAGCTAGTCATTCTTGCTCTACAACTTTTACTTCTACTTAATGGAACACCTCTAAAGCTTTGATCTTGCCATGTTGAACTTGGAGAGGATCCGTCTGGATATACCTTCACGAGGTTGATAAGTGTCTTCTTTACATTCTGAAGATGCTGTTCCAGTGTGACAGGATCTGCATTCGTTAATCCTTGATTGGGTTGTTGTTCAGGTTCATGATTAAGATCATCATGCTCAGGAGTTGTGATGCTCAGCTGTTGGAGACTGTTGCTTCCTTCTGCCGACATGGACTCTGAATCTTTGTGTACAAGTGCACCATTCACTTCAATGCAGTGGACATCCTGACAAAGTTCCTCAAACTCTTTTTCACTTTGATTGTCATTTGACTCAATGAACTCGAGATTTTTAACTGTGTGTCTTGGTGATGGAGTACATTGGTTTCCAGTTTGTTTATACTGATTGTATGAAGTCGCACATTTTGAGGGGCCAGAATCACTACAAAGATCAGCAATATCTGAAGGCTCAGATGTTGAAAATAAAtcatcacacatacaagttccaTTGAGTGCTGGGGTTTGGCTTGACTCATCCtaggaggaaaataaaaaaataaatagagaacttACACGTATCATTAGATATTTTCAGACATAAGAATAGTCACCCATTGTCTTGAAGAAGGGTCCTTTTGGATAACTTGCAGAAAATCCTCCAGTCGAGACTGGGCCATATCTCGTTGCTGGACCAACTTCTTTACCTCACTCTCCAGCTATAAGATATGGATTATAATTTCAGTTGACTTCTAAACTTGTAGAGTGCTGAGAATATCATAATCATTCTATTACACAATACCTGATTGCAATATAGCATGGCTTGTTCTTAAGTTAATAGAACATTACAAAATGCTACCCTTTCAAGTCAAACAATTACATGATTGACAAACCTAGCAAGAGAAATGATTAAGAAACCGTATTTTTCACAGGAAACATAGATTTCATTCGTCTTAGACTGACCAACATAGTCTCTATGGAGCTCAATGGAAGGGGAAAAAAACCATGTAGCTACTGATTCCAAACAGTGAATTATTCTTGTACCAAATAAGAATTATAAACATAAGATACAGCGAAGTACAAAAAAATATGGATCATATAAGAAAAGTGAGTTCTAGATTTGAGTGAAAAGTTCTTGCCTTTTTAATATGAAGATCCTTTTCCCTCAGCAATGTTTCAGCACTTGGATATATTCCTGAATATCTCATTTCACTCTCCAATCTTGCAAGTTCTTTTTGCAAATGTTTAACTAATGCCTTATCTGACATAACTATATTCACTTGTGCACTGGTAGCAACCTCTTTTGCACAACTTGCAAACAGAAGAGTGTTTCTGGATTGCTCGATATGGCTTCTTGCAGGACTCATTGTGCAAATAATGGCAGTCCTTGCATTACCCCCCAATGATGGTTGCAATATCCGTGTGAGCTTTGAATCCCGATAGGGAATGTGCCCATTTCTTCCCTTACTGTGCACACCAATTACAGTGATAGTTATAAATTAACAAAAGAATCTACAAATTATGGATCATCACTTAACCTCTAGAAAACATCGAGTGTTCAATGCAATTAATGGTGTCTTCAATCCCAACATATTTTAGTGCATCCAAGATTTCATTGACAAGCACTTACATAATAATGATAATGCAGAGAAGACAGTACCTCTTGAACACCAAAATAACTGTTACTTGATGATGGACTTATCCcttggattatttttttttttgaaataataaaaagaaaaactaatttttcttGCCAAGTCAGAATATAGGAAAGTGAGTCGATAAGCATGAAAAACCATACACAATGAAGTTCAACATGATAAATCTCAAGCAGTTTAAACAACTCAAAATATGCATCAAGCATGTCAAAAGGAATAGCTTCAATGGATAGATACCAACAAAAGTAAAAAAGCAAAGAAAGGATTAACCTCAGCTTGCGAATAACAGATCCAAGTGTCAGCAAGCTTCGATTTATGTGGCAACCCTCTTTAAGCCTGGTACCAGCAGAAAGTGCCTGAGATGCACGCTCACTCCCTGCTAGATCAACAAAATTCTGCATGCAACAAGCAGACAACACTTACCAAGAATCTTCCTTTAACATATATgaactatgataaaataaaaagaataaaatgaAAACTATCAGCCTACCACACTAGCCACAAGTGTGCTAGAGTTGTCTTTTCCCAGAAACTCCCGTGCACAACTTTCAACGGTCTGCAGTGTTGATACACCACAGGAAATATCAATATGATTCTTCCAAACCAGAAacatattttgtttaaattatatAGACTAGAAAAAACAGACCAAACGGAGAATTTGATGAGATCGGGAGCTTGTTTCATTTAGAGTGGTCTCCCCTATCTTTCTCTGAGCTAATGGAAATGAATGCTTGGAGGGTTAAGTACATTTCAATTAGCATAAGGAATATTCCTTgacaaattttatataaattaccTTCACACACAGAAATGAGTGCCTTGAGGTGGTTCCAGTCCTTTAATATTTCCTCTGTAAGTTTCTCAATTACTGTTCCTTTctgtaaaaaggattttttttttcaccttCAAATTTATTAGAGGTGAAAACAAACATCCAGATGAGAAACTTTACCTCTGGATCGTCTAAAAGCCTAAGGGGAGCAGAATCTGCACTTAGCAGATCTTTAACAGCCTCATTGTAAATCTCTATTGCTGAAAACTTCAGCACAAATGCTCTTTCATGATGCTGCAAAAGGAACAAAATGTGAAGGGGCACTTGAATATCAGAGCAATCATAGTAAAACCAATATTACCTTAAGTATATATTCATATATGTCTAATGCAGTGTACTCAGTTATGCCAGTCATTGTGTATGTTTTCCCGCTGCTTGTTTGACCATAAGCAAAAATAGTAGCTGCAAAGAATCACATAACTTTAAATTTGTTTTAACATATGCTAGCAAAACAGAGTGATATAACTGTACACTTACAATTAATCCCGCTAACTACGGAAAGAGCAACTTCTTTAGCCCCTTCCTCATACACTTGTTTGGTGGTGCAATCACTTCGAAATACTCTGTCTATTAGAAAGAAGTGAAAGGTGgaaacaaaatttaatttaaaagagcttTACTATTGTCATCTGAGCCAAAGCAGTATCATGTTGAAAGAAAATTAGGCAGGATATTTATCTAATATACTACATGGATTCTCATGAAATAGAGAAGTTTGTGTAGCCAAAAAATTCATGTCATAGTAAATTAAATTGTGAGATCAAGTTGCATTATCCAAAGATTTTTCATAATTGAAATGTGCGTGGCCTTTGGCCTGTGGGAAACCTATACATCAGTGTCACACAAAACCACATCAAGTTAACCTGGTAAGTAAATGAGGTGTcaagtgaaaaaaaaagaaacaacagATCAATCTCACCAAATGTGCAAGCTGTTGGACTCATTGACCGCTCAGATAGATTGTTCCTGAATATGATGGTTGTATCATTGATGCACTCCCAATCACAGGGATCATTGGCCGCCACCTCCTTCTCACTCAGAGGCCTCAGTCGAACCGAAACAAAAATCTTCTCTGCCTTCTCACCGCCTCTTTCACCAGCAGCCGGCTCCATCTTCTCCCACTGAGACAGCTCCTCTCTGCCAGCCGCCTCCATTCCTCACCTCTAACTCCTACACGATTTGCAACAAGCCACAAATATAAAGCAAAACCACCAAGTGGTCGACGAACAAACAAGAACATATTGCCCTAGACTAATTCACTCTTAGCTCAAGTTGAAGAATCAGTGATGAGTTTCTGCAATAAATGGAACAGATCAAgagcgcaaaaaaaaaaaaattccattttTCTTTCCAAAATCGTCATTTTCCGGTTCCATAAATCAAAATCTATGATCATTATGCTCGAACAAACGCCGGCTTAAAGAAGATAAACAAGTCCTACCAAAAAAGAAAAACGAAAGTGTTTGGATAGGGTTTTGTTCCAGCGGGATCTGGACTTGCATCTGATAAGCCAGAACCTACGGCAATAACTAGCAGAGGCATTTGACACATGAACAGCTGGGGAGCAGACAGGGAGGGCATAGTCAAGGGCAAGCATTGCAGGCATTCAGCTAGAAAAGAATCAAAAGACATTTCTTCCAAATGCGGCTTTCAATTGGAAGAAGAACATAACCCATCCTACCAGAGAAAAGCCGTCTCATGCATCGGCCGGCAGAACTGCTGACCAGAGTCGCCTCCGCCTCCTCCCTGCGATCCGCACAAGCAGCAGCAACCACCCACGCTCCTGCCTCGCGTTTTAATACTCCCACACTCGCCTAGAGCCGTTATTTTCTTCCGTTACGATGCTAAAAAATCATTAGATTAATGCATCTAAAACCCCTTTAAAAATTATACTCATCAATTTTTTTCCTCGACATTTAATTCTTCGATTCGATAGATTTCGTATTTATTTGGTCAACTGTTGTTTTCATcgtaataataaataaattaattagtaTTAGGAGACGTGCTTAGCACTTCTCATTCAGGAGCCGATCTTCAATGAACACTATTTAACTTGACGCAAAGTCAAAGGAATTATAAAAAATGTATTCTTTTTGTCTTTGAGATAAAGTCATGATAATTAGCTTTTGATAAAAGAAATCGATGAACAAATACCTACCAATCAATTGTAgtaagtaaaaaaaacaaaagataaacGTTTTGAATCGTTCTCAAGGCTTTTGTTGTCTCCATCAGGCATGACAAATTCTGGTCAGGTTTTCATATAGTTCGTCAGTCAATTTTAAGGGGAAATTTCTCCATCAAAATCCTTTCGAGTTTGAAAGTTTCTTATAATTTTAATATCAAATAACTTAACGGTGTTAACAAATGAAGAATCAAttatatgtttttaattttttttcccttctcatATTTGAAGAATAAACTTGTAAGCGGGCCATATGGGCTATCTCGTTTATTTCTACGTGATCCATTTAATTTTGGGCCCAACTCCTTAAACCCAGCTCGGCCTATAATCCGTTTGGCTAAACGAATGATTAGTCATTGCAATTGAAAAGTATAATCAATCATTTAATTGGCTAATAAATGTCCGTTAGATCCGCAACGAATTTTCCGGCGCCACGTAAACCCATTAATTTCAACTAcattttgtttagatttttttatttgtatatatataataaacaGCATGAATTAAATGGCTGCTATTTTTCATTTCGTATTAACTAACTAAAGAACTAAAGAACTACGTCACTTAATTACTCGTCCATCCATTTGCATATATCGCGAAACACCCATTAATCTATATCGAGCTAGAAATTTTAGCTATCAATATtgctcaaattttaaaatatatgatAGATGCTTTCAttgcaaggaagaagatacaAAGATGAAATCCCCAAGCAATGTAATACCATCTTTTCGATGCTTTCTTTGTTGTGTGTCCATATATATACCTTCTTAATTAATCTCATCACGTCACATGGATGGTCCTATAGCGAACCCTAATTAGTTAAACATCATGTGATGGTCGTGTTAGATGCCTTAACAATTCGTATCCTAGCGAGCTTGCTTTCCATTGTGTGTGGGGCATTGTTTCGATAGAGCATCTCAAAGCTTTTCTCTAATTTTACAAAGAGTAAATTAGTGTGAGAGGGGTATATTTTGGAAGGGAAGGCGCCAGGAGGACTGATCTGAATATTGGCTCATCCAACTAAACCGGCCCAGAAGCGATACGACCGCTGCCGGTTCATTTTATGATCCGGCTTAAAAATACTGACACAGTGACGTGACGCATGGGACGCGAAACCCTCTTGCCTGTTCTATTATTTCTTGACCCGATCAGGACGGAGGTGGGTCCCGCCTCATAACTCCTTCCCCGACCTCATTCTCACTCTCTCCATTTATGGAAAGCAAGCCCAGTCACATCTCTGCAGCACCTCCTACGTAACGTTGGCGGAAAAAAaccattttaattattaaatttacaataaataaataatagttttactaaataaaaatatatatctatATTACAACCCAAGTGGGTGCAGCTCATGGCACGGAATATTGTGAGTGGAATCAGAACTAATATAAAATCAATGGTTAAAACGACATGATagttagaattaaaattaaagtgaGGTGGTAATGAAAATAAGATTGTAAGTATTCAGATGAATCATCGTAAGACCTTAGTACAAATTCGGATGGACTTTAATTTGATCGGGTCATGGGACGCAGCTTCTTATATTT
Coding sequences within it:
- the LOC122015222 gene encoding kinesin-like protein KIN-7F — encoded protein: MEAAGREELSQWEKMEPAAGERGGEKAEKIFVSVRLRPLSEKEVAANDPCDWECINDTTIIFRNNLSERSMSPTACTFDRVFRSDCTTKQVYEEGAKEVALSVVSGINSTIFAYGQTSSGKTYTMTGITEYTALDIYEYILKHHERAFVLKFSAIEIYNEAVKDLLSADSAPLRLLDDPEKGTVIEKLTEEILKDWNHLKALISVCEAQRKIGETTLNETSSRSHQILRLTVESCAREFLGKDNSSTLVASVNFVDLAGSERASQALSAGTRLKEGCHINRSLLTLGSVIRKLSKGRNGHIPYRDSKLTRILQPSLGGNARTAIICTMSPARSHIEQSRNTLLFASCAKEVATSAQVNIVMSDKALVKHLQKELARLESEMRYSGIYPSAETLLREKDLHIKKLESEVKKLVQQRDMAQSRLEDFLQVIQKDPSSRQWDESSQTPALNGTCMCDDLFSTSEPSDIADLCSDSGPSKCATSYNQYKQTGNQCTPSPRHTVKNLEFIESNDNQSEKEFEELCQDVHCIEVNGALVHKDSESMSAEGSNSLQQLSITTPEHDDLNHEPEQQPNQGLTNADPVTLEQHLQNVKKTLINLVKVYPDGSSPSSTWQDQSFRGVPLSRSKSCRARMTSSSIWFQEVSTPPDISLKGFPGRPEGVQKKRLALDFGDNSKDLSASVSQISVDTTPFNLQILNSKATSSIKMDRLVDDTEVNEIDDVHSGKESTDDQKTGRNLVQDFEAEDPEKDLNLAPTLDPLQSPSEWPREFEKKQRDIVALWHECNVSLVHRTCFYLLFTGDPTDSIYMEVEFRRLSFLKSTFARQNIDEALTVGQSSTSTSSLRLLRRERDMLCKQMQKSLSAVERENLYCKWGIALDSKQRRMQLARRLWSEPKDLEHVRESASIVASLIGLLEQGHALKEMFGLTFSPQKSNRKFYSWRHGLSYRK